The genomic stretch GGGACCGGCCTTGCGCTCTTCCGCCTCCGCTTCTGGAGGGGGGCGGGCCGGGGCGCCGTCGTCACCGGCCTTTCACCGCCGAACGACCCCGGCCCGCCTGCGCCTCGTTCGTCTTCCCCGAGGAACGAGGCGAGTCGATACTGCCCGCCCCGGATGCCCCCATGCGCACCGCGGCGACGATCACCCGGACAGCCCAGCCGGGTCGTGTGACGGGGCGCCGACGGCCCGCGCCGGGGCCGTCAGAAGGGTGCACCACACGGTCTTGCCGGCCAGGCCGGGGCGGGTGCCCCAGGCGTCGGCCAGCGCCTCGACCAGCATCAGGCCGCGGCCGTTCTCCTCCGCGTTGTCCGCCAGCCGGGCCCGGGGCCGGGGCGTGCTGCCGTCCGAGACCTCCACGCCCAGCTCGCGGGCGCTGTGCCAGACGCGCAGCGTCAGCTGCCCGGTCGCGTGGCAGACCGCGTTCGTCAGCAGCTCCGAGGCCAGCAGCAGCACGGTGTCGGCGAACTCGGAAAGGCCCCACGACCGCAGCGTCCGCCGCACGAAACGACGCCCTTCGGGAACCGAGGACGGCCGGCCGGCCAGTCTCATCTCCGCGGTGTCCAGCGGGGCGGCGGGGAAGCCGACCAGCAGCAGGGTCACGTCGTCGGAGTATGTGGCGGTGTCGGGAAGCATCGTCTGCAGGACGCGGTCGGCGGCTTCCTCCAGGTCCGGTTTGGCGGCGAAGACCTCCCGCAAGGTGGCGGCGAGCAGGTCCAGTTGCGCGTCGATGTCGTTGTGGGGCTTCTCCACCAGGCCGTCGGTGTAGAGGGCCAGGGTCGTACCGGCGCGCAGGGGCAGGCGTACCTGCTGGTGCGGTACGCCGCCCACGCCCAGCGGGATGCCGGTCGGCACCGGCAGCTCGCCGACCGTCCCGTCGGGTTCGACGAGCCAGACCGGCAGGTGTCCGGCCGAGCAGGCGGTCACCTCGCCGAGCGCCGGGTCCGCCTCCAGGTAGGTACAGGTGACGAATTGTTCCGGCAACCCGCGCGTGAACGTGTCCAGCGTCTGGATCAGCTCGCACGGCGGCGTTCCGGCCAGCGCCAGCGCGCGGGCCGCGGAGCGCAGCTGGCCCATGACCACGGCCGCGTCCAGGCCGCGCCCCATGACGTCCCCGATGAGCACGCCGACCCGCCCGGCGCCGAGGTCGACCAGGTCGAGCCAGTCGCCGCCCACCCCCTGCCCCTGGGTGGAGGGCAGGTAGCGGGTGGCGGCGCGGGCACCGGGGATCTGCTCGGAGGCGCCCATCAGGCGCAGGGCCAGCGCGATGTGCCGCTGTTGCGCGTACAGCTCGGCCAGTTCCCGTTCGGCCTTCTTGCGCTCGGTGATGTCGCGCATCGTGGAACAGGCGCCGGTGATGACGCCGTTGCGGTTGCGGATCGGCCACAGCGTCACGTCCACGTCGAGGATCCGGCCGTCACCGGTGACCCGCCGGGTCTCGTAGTGCTCGATCCGCTCCCCCCGCCCGATCCGCCCCAGCAGCTCCGCCTCCTCGTCCTTCAGATCCGGCGGGATCAACATCCCGATGTGCCGCCCCACCACCTCCTGCGCCCGATACCCGTACAACCGCTGCGCCGCCGCGTTCCAGAACGTGACCTGCCCGTCCAGCGTCTTGATCAGAATCGCGTCCTGCGCGGACTCCACCACCACGGCCAGCTCGTCGATGCGCGCCTCGGAACGTTTGCGCTCGCTGATGTCCCGCGTGATGGAGCAGGCCGCTTCGATGACACCCTGCCGCGTACGGATCGGCCACAGCGACACGTCGACGTCCAGGATCCGGCCGTCACCGGTGACCCGCCGGGTCTCGTAGTGCTCGATCCGCTCCCCCCGCCCGATCCGCCCCAGCAGCTCCGCCTCCTCGTCCTTCAGATCCGGCGGGACCAGCAACCCGATGTGCCGCCCCACCACCTCCTGCGCCCGATACCCGTACAACCGCTGCGCCGCCGCGTTCCAGAACGTGACCTGCCCGTCCAGCGTCTTGATCAGAATCGCGTCCTGCGAACACTCCACCAGCCCCCGGAACAACTCCTGCTCGCCCGCGGCGTTCCGCAGGGCCTCCACTGCCGTCATCGGTGCCTCACCTCGCATGACGCATCCGGGCCCGGGCAACGGATGTGGCACCTCGCCGTCACAGCACCCGCGGCCGGTCCCTCATACGTCCCCGCCGTCCCCGCAGACCCATGCCTGCGGAGGGTGCGGTCATTGGAGCATGCCCGGTGCGGCCTCAACGGGTTTGTTCACTTTTGGACGTGACCAGCCCGAGTCCTGCCCACTTCTCGCCCGATTCCGCATGAACGGGGACCGGCGCGGCAGGCAGGTTCAGGACGGGGAGCGGTCCTGCGGCCGGAGGCGGTAAATGTTCTCCGCCCGGATCCCCTCGAAGTCCTCCACGAGGTTGAAGGAGACACTCTCCCCCGACAGCAGCGTGCGGGCCCCCTCGGCCCCCTGGATCGCCGAACGGTAGGCCAGGACGTCCGGGCCGCCGCCGCTCTGGGCGACCAGACCGGCTCCCCGTTCGTGGTCGAACCACTTGACGATGCCATGGGGCACAGCGATCACCTCT from Streptomyces albofaciens JCM 4342 encodes the following:
- a CDS encoding SpoIIE family protein phosphatase, with translation MTAVEALRNAAGEQELFRGLVECSQDAILIKTLDGQVTFWNAAAQRLYGYRAQEVVGRHIGLLVPPDLKDEEAELLGRIGRGERIEHYETRRVTGDGRILDVDVSLWPIRTRQGVIEAACSITRDISERKRSEARIDELAVVVESAQDAILIKTLDGQVTFWNAAAQRLYGYRAQEVVGRHIGMLIPPDLKDEEAELLGRIGRGERIEHYETRRVTGDGRILDVDVTLWPIRNRNGVITGACSTMRDITERKKAERELAELYAQQRHIALALRLMGASEQIPGARAATRYLPSTQGQGVGGDWLDLVDLGAGRVGVLIGDVMGRGLDAAVVMGQLRSAARALALAGTPPCELIQTLDTFTRGLPEQFVTCTYLEADPALGEVTACSAGHLPVWLVEPDGTVGELPVPTGIPLGVGGVPHQQVRLPLRAGTTLALYTDGLVEKPHNDIDAQLDLLAATLREVFAAKPDLEEAADRVLQTMLPDTATYSDDVTLLLVGFPAAPLDTAEMRLAGRPSSVPEGRRFVRRTLRSWGLSEFADTVLLLASELLTNAVCHATGQLTLRVWHSARELGVEVSDGSTPRPRARLADNAEENGRGLMLVEALADAWGTRPGLAGKTVWCTLLTAPARAVGAPSHDPAGLSG
- a CDS encoding cold-shock protein — encoded protein: MPHGIVKWFDHERGAGLVAQSGGGPDVLAYRSAIQGAEGARTLLSGESVSFNLVEDFEGIRAENIYRLRPQDRSPS